TCTTTCAAAACGTGTTGCTGAAGTTGGAAAGGTAGAACCGCGCACTCCACCCTCAGTTAATAGtaatagactaaattaaagGCATCTCCTAAAAGACCTCTCTCTCCACTGTACACACACTGTTGAAGTCACTAATTGCATCTAATTAGGAAAATGGAAACCTAGGAGTAGGAATTTCACTTAGCAGAAGAACTATTCTAAAAGAAAAGTGACCACatggcttctttctttcttttttcaatggGATTTTCTCCCTTGCCATCTCGTAAAGACATGGGGCATACTTTTTACTTTACCTCATTGTTACTATAACTAACATGGGAAAAGGAATATAAAAAACTAAGAGTAAAAACTTTAGTGGGGTAAATCAGTGTGGACCAAAAcctccccccacccccaaaAAGGTTTGAAATGTTCCTTACCGAAAAACAATATGAGAAATTTTTCCAGTGGCTGGGGTTATCTCCCTCCCAAAATTTGTCTTCCATTACAAAACAATGTCAAGGATCAATAGAGGCAGAGAAGTCAAAGGCCTACCATGCCTAACATCTAATAGACATAATTCATTTTTGACTCTTCCAGTGTTTACAGTGACTAGGGAACTGCATTTTCAGCCacgaaaaatattaaaacaagaaaacttcacaaaaaattcaagggtGGGTTTCTTGCAAATGATTTGGTTGTCTATAGCATTTTCATTTGCATCTTTGAAttgagtttataattttttgtaccACTATGCATAGAAAATTACATACATgcaaaaagaataacaaaaatctAACTATCTCCATTTTAGTTAAGCCTCCTCAAAGGTAAATTCTTGGATCTGCTATTGCCGTATACCCAATTTTCTACTTCAAATTCCAGAGGGACATAatgattgttagaatataaattaaataattaaattcatccatTTACTATCAGCGTgatcttttgagataagtggtgatttaacatggtattagaccTAAAGTTCTTGGGTTCGAACCTTTTATTGGTCATTCACCTCTCATTTCGGTTAAATATTCCACATGTGGAGCGTCACTTACTAAGGGGGTGTTTAAACCCACACGTAAgggagagtgttagaatattgattaaataattaaagtcATCATTTcctattaacttaagcttttgtgacaagtggtgatttaacaatgaTAAAGTTACTAGACATATTGTCAAAATTAAGTTGTTTAATAATATACATCTTTCTTGGCCACTTGGCTAAGATAAAGAGTAGTTTAAATATTTAAGATTGGAATACTATGAAGaacttttggttttatttttctggCATGTAGAAGCCATCTGCCAAAAGAAACAATTTATTATCGATGTAGTATTTAAATCAAAACTTCTCAACAtgcaaaaaacaaatatttcaagaACCAGATACATTGACATGAAGATACACAACTTTACTTAATAGTTTGATCAGAAACAATAAGCATATACAAGCGTTAGTGCATTACAGATTAGGATAAAACTGAAGATGGTATTCCTGAAGAATTTATGAGATTTTAAGGATATTACCCCATTGAGAGCATTTTTATAGTTGTAGTTGTTATGCTAAAAGAATACTGATTGCGtagttattaaaaaagaaaaaagaaaaaaagatcatGAACACATTAAATGATCCTCGAAGTTGTTGACAATTTATAACATGAACTCTTTCAAAATATAAACGGCTATAAGTTGATACAGAGACGTACTTGGGGGAAGGCCAAATTTTCGCATTTCAGCAAATACAGCTTCAGCTTTCTCTAGCAGCCCAGATTTGCAGTAGGCCTTCAGAAGAAGGGCATAAGTATCTTCAGTAGGGATGCATCGGTTTTCAAGAAGCTCTAAATATGCAGATTCTGCATCCTTATACAGCGATTTCTGCCCGTAAGCATCTATAAGCAAATTGTAGCACATAACATCTGGTTTGAAGGTGCTCTTGTGCAAAACCCATTCACATATCTGGacatatgtttataattttacagtaaaaaaaatcaattagaaAGTCAAATGTAGGTATGGATAGCAAGAAACAGAGAGGGCGTGCTAGTTATGTTGTGAAAATTGAACTGCTAAGTTTGCTTTACACAGGATCTTATGTACAAGTATTCAGTTGGAAAAACATGAAGATTCCAATGTGGATTTTGTTGCTAACCTAAGCCAAGTAAAATGACAGAGTTATTGACATGAAAGATATATTATCAACTCCATTCTGTAAACagtttgaagaattcaaatacTTGGGATTTAAAATTCAACCAAAATCGaacccaaagaaaagaaaaaattaactatGGACAAATTCTTTTCTGGGTCTTTGTGTCagtaattagaaaaaaaaaaaaaggtactaaTTTCTCACCAACACGATTGAATCCCACTGTTTATTGAGACGAAGTTGAACAACTACATTGATGACATCATCCCACGTGGTATGAGAGGTTGGGAGAGCATCAAGAGAGCCCCAGAGTATATTGGGATCCAAGTCATTCTGTGCAAACCCCAAAATTTGTTGAGCAATGGGGCTCAGTACTGGAAAAATTCCATCAACAAAACCAGATCCATATTTCCATCCACGTCCTCTTAAAGAACCACCTGTAAAAAGATGATGCATCAAATACTTGAATGCTTTGAGGCACATAAATATAAGCGTAAAGTTTTGCATTACATCGTTCCCTAGACAACTTCTTCGGATTAAATCTTCTCCATTTGCCACGTTTGTCAATATAAAGACCTTCACGTTTGCTTTTCTCAAGAGCCTCACCACTTGAATTCTTGGCTTGGCATCTGACACTACTCTTATAGCTTCTTGGTTCTATGAATATATAGTTAAGTGGGCAGTCAACAATCAACCTACAGAAGTTCATTCAAGATTAATAAAATTGTTCACAAATTATAATCTCCCAAACATGTTCCTCACAATGTACACCTTCCATCAAAAGCCATTACCTCAAAAAAGTTAACAACAGTACAACCATAAAAGGAATGGTCTTTGCTACACAAACTGAATTAAAAGAGGCTGTGAAACCTCTCTCAAACTAAAAGGCAAACATGAGGCATGAGAGATAAActacaattatttattcttttgagaACTCCAGTACAATGCTTTTAAAATCACgtgcaaagaaacaaaaaattcgAGACCGAAGATAAATTCTTGTATGATAATTATGACAAGCCATGTCCTAGAACAAATcaaaatgctataaaaatggacaaaaacaatgcagaaaataaatgaagttGCCATGATATGAGATATCCATTATTGTGTACCTTAcagtgtgtgtgcgtgtgttaCTTGAAGCTCACAATGGATAAGCATATAAGCATAAAACCCACCATAAAGCATAATTCTGCAAAAACTCTTTCCTGCTTATCCTGCGTACTATTTCGCAAAGAGACATCTCCCAGAATTGATGTTGAGTGCCATAAAAACCAACAAACAGAAAACTACGTACCCAGAAAGAATCAGCATAAAATTGTGAACACGATACAAACGCAGAACAGTTGTAATGCATAAACAGAGGGAGAGAAGAGGGAAGGATTAGACTTACATGAATGCATGGAGGAGAAGTTTCAACTGGGGTAATGTGTACGAGCCTCTCAGCGTGCGAGAAACGAGAGATATAATATAACTGATAATGTACAAGTTGATAGTTttgttttatactttaattCTCTTTTTTGCATAACAAAATTAATAGTGTGgaacaatattttctttctcgttttttcttattttcggtGAGTGAGACCTTTCATCAAACGGTTTGAAGTCCAATTGGAGTTGGAGGTGATCCTCCACCTCCAGTGGACCCGGCCCAAGTGGGTTCTATTTCTGAAGCCCATTCTAAATTCCAAGTACTACCCCCAATCAGAATTTGGGACTTCTCTACTTGAACGGAGTTTCGGAATTTTCCATGAAGGGTTTGATCGGAGTTCTGTAAAATTTTCAGCAAAAGGCTTTCATAAGAAATTGGGgaaattaaaccctaaatcttCTAATGGATCGGCGATTGaattaagggttttttttttttttcttgggttctCAGGATTTTAGAGGTTTACTCAGTTTGATTGGACTTTGGAAATTTGGGtaaattttcatatcaaggatTTGTTTAAGCTCGGGAAATGAAACCCTAAGTCGTGAAATGCTGAAGGATATTGGGTTTAATTTCTTCAATATCTTTAGAGTTAGTTCAATTTGGTGAATGCGCATTTGAGGGGTTTTAATCTTCTGCCAAGGACATCTGTGTGAATCAGTTTGTTCAGCCTGCTGATTGTTTTGGATCTTCTGCTAAGGAAGAGACATATTTGTGTGTTTTTAATCGCACCCATGTGGATCAGTTTGTTCATTCTTTCGTTTCATGTATTAAGTTTAATGGATGGACTTCGACACAGCAAGAAAGCCCTCTGTTTTTCATCCCCCCCTGGGAAGAGAACCTGCAGAGACTCCGCACAACAAATCTGTTTGCATCTTCTGGCGTAATGGTAAATGCCTCAGGAGCCCGTGTAGGTTCCTTCACAGTTCACAGTGAAATACCAGTCTTATGTACAAAGAAAGGGTCCTTCATGGAGTCATGTAATCAGCAGGATCTCCTTACAAAGAAGTCCAATTATATTAGGACCAAGAACAAATTGGTTTTGAAAAGGTCCTCAGAAACTACTGTTGAAAAGTCCCGTGAAGATGCTGGTTCTAAAGACTGCAAAAAGGAAATTTCTAAGAACTTAGCTTTGAAGAATGAGAGGAGTGGTTCCAACAGTACAGAAGATGTTCTTAAGAAATCTGAAGATGTTGGCAAGCAAAATGTTTGTGAATCCTGGGCACATGGCAACTGCATGGATGGTGATAAGTGTCAGTCTCTGCATTCCTGGTTTAATGTGGATGGGTTAACAATCTTGGCTCGGCTTCAAGGGCACACAAAGGTAGCACTgtgttaattatataattttcctTTTGTATCATACTTTGTTTTGGAGAgaacattaaaaaattgaaagaattttaatattttagaatAAATTATCCAAAATTTTAGTCTGCAATTTCAAAGTTATGATCATGCTTAGTGATATGTATTTGTTCTAGTATTTGAACGTTACAAGGACTTCATATTGTATAAGGAGTTTCAATTCATGTGAAGAGAAGGTTACACTGCTATTACTTGCATATTTGACTTTCAAATTTCCAGTTGACTTAATGCCTGGATTGTGGAATTTATAAGTTTTGAGCAAACTtcttcccttaaggtgccttttgtaGAAGAGTAAGGTTCAATTGACTTTATCATAGCATCAGAGTTTCAGGGTTTTGGACAATGTTGGGCATTCCCTCCTGTTGTACACGTGTTTAGACAATAATGTCATACGTGAGGGAGCGTGTTAAGaatcccacattgccaaggtatgccTGAGTTGTGTAAAGCAAACATTTTCTCTTAAAGTGCATTTTGTGGAAAAGTAAtgctcaatggactttatcattaacattttaatttgattgagaatttgagaaAGTCAAAGCCGGtaacaaaatcaaatttgattgagaatttgagaaAGTCAATGTTAACATGGAAATTACCTGGCCTCCGGCAAGAAGAATATCATCAATTATTTCCATGGTGTAGACTTGGCAAATCAGTCCATGGAGATTGAATCCGGCACCTAACTCAGTGTTCCATACCTGAAACATCATCAAAAATGCTAAATTGAGCATATATATCGAACgatcatacaaaatattaacGACAACAATGATAagaaaatcaaaacaagaacaaaacaaaacatattgAGGGTAGAGCTTACCTTCACAACATTTGGCATGCCAATGAACACACTAACACCTTTACTAATGATCAATCCAATATCAGCGCCAAGTTCAATGACACGAGCACACTGTCCTGTATTGCAATCCCAAATCTGAACTGTTCTGTCACTATTGCCTATGAAAATCTGCTTGTTTTTTTTCAGGAAGTGTGATCCCTGTAATAGATTGTTAtcttaaaattcatttttttgataagtgagaAAGGCTTCTTGGctccctctctctcgtctccctcTCAACCAAAAATCATGAAGTCTCTTCTCTAATAACATCTAGTGAGGGGGGAGAGGctctcctccctccctccccctcATTCCAGCCATCCCACAAAATAGAACCCAATAAAACCCACAATGacctacttatcaaaaaaaaaaaaactcacaatgACCTAAGCACTCACAACACCtaaaacccacatgaaacccaaATCCCAAATAACAGTTTAagcccccatcaaacacccaaacctgcCTCGAATGCACTACAATCCGacaaaccccccaaaacccacaagaaatcccgaacaaccctcccaaaaaaacacccacaaaccCAAAACTCATGTGATACACTCAAAAACCCGAGCCAACCGAAGCCGaaataaaaaagcaaacccaaaatacaaggGAAAAACCAAAGCTACAGGAAGAACCGGGAGGAGGAGGGAAGGAGGAGAGCCTCTCCTTCTCCCTCACTAGATGTTATCAGTGAAGAGACCTAAGAGTTTTTGGTTG
This DNA window, taken from Alnus glutinosa chromosome 5, dhAlnGlut1.1, whole genome shotgun sequence, encodes the following:
- the LOC133868252 gene encoding zinc finger CCCH domain-containing protein 63-like; this encodes MVNASGARVGSFTVHSEIPVLCTKKGSFMESCNQQDLLTKKSNYIRTKNKLVLKRSSETTVEKSREDAGSKDCKKEISKNLALKNERSGSNSTEDVLKKSEDVGKQNVCESWAHGNCMDGDKCQSLHSWFNVDGLTILARLQGHTKVWDLKTLVCVMTLDGHADTMTSLICWDQYLLSGSLDHTIKVWAMREGGNVEVIHTHNEEHGVVAFCGMASGNGKPTLYCSCNNNSEPSMTRELFFFL